A genomic window from Streptomyces sp. WMMC940 includes:
- the tatA gene encoding Sec-independent protein translocase subunit TatA has product MIGNLKPLEIILIIVVILLLFGAKKLPDMARSLGKSARILKSEAKAMKKDDEPAGGQTTPGADPAAQKDAPRTIQAAPGDVTSSRPVSEPNRTTQS; this is encoded by the coding sequence ATGATCGGCAATCTGAAGCCCCTCGAGATCATCCTGATCATCGTGGTCATCCTGTTGCTGTTCGGCGCCAAGAAGCTGCCCGACATGGCCCGTTCGCTGGGCAAGTCCGCCCGGATCCTGAAGAGCGAGGCAAAGGCGATGAAGAAGGACGACGAGCCGGCGGGCGGCCAGACGACGCCGGGCGCCGACCCCGCCGCGCAGAAGGACGCCCCTCGCACCATCCAGGCGGCCCCCGGCGATGTGACGAGCAGCCGTCCGGTCTCGGAGCCGAATCGCACGACCCAGAGCTGA
- the tatC gene encoding twin-arginine translocase subunit TatC: protein MLKSARKQERDAEGRMPLGEHLRELRNRLMKSVLAIVVVTIVAAFFQKEIFEFLMRPILESVGCVNGQVVMRNGQLCAEMTTQGLLSPFTIALKVALMAGVLAATPVWLYQLWAFVAPGLHNHEKRYALSFVAAGVPLFVGGAYLAYSILPQTAEIMLGFAPSGAKPLLPLDDYLDLITRMVIVFGIAFELPLLLILLNMTGVLTGRRMLRWWRGMIIGLTAFAAIATPGGEPISMLLLAGPLAVLYFLAVGFSFLNDARRGRRNPDAGLSDDEASELDLTPEALGEVEAVPAARALPEQQSGDRDRINGYDDVT from the coding sequence TTGCTCAAGTCTGCCCGCAAGCAGGAGAGAGACGCCGAGGGGCGGATGCCTCTCGGAGAACACCTGCGTGAGTTGCGCAACCGGCTGATGAAGTCGGTGCTGGCGATCGTGGTGGTGACGATCGTCGCGGCCTTCTTCCAGAAGGAGATCTTCGAGTTCCTGATGCGGCCGATCCTCGAGTCGGTCGGCTGCGTGAACGGTCAGGTCGTCATGCGTAACGGCCAGCTCTGTGCCGAGATGACGACACAGGGCCTTCTCTCGCCGTTCACCATCGCGCTGAAGGTCGCCCTCATGGCGGGCGTGCTGGCGGCGACCCCGGTCTGGCTCTACCAGCTCTGGGCCTTCGTCGCTCCCGGGCTGCACAACCACGAGAAGCGCTATGCGCTGAGCTTCGTGGCCGCCGGCGTACCCCTCTTCGTGGGCGGCGCCTACCTCGCGTACTCGATCCTGCCGCAGACCGCCGAGATCATGCTCGGCTTCGCCCCTTCCGGCGCGAAACCGCTGCTGCCGCTGGACGACTATCTGGACCTGATCACCCGCATGGTGATCGTCTTCGGCATCGCCTTCGAGCTCCCGCTGCTCCTGATCCTGCTCAACATGACCGGTGTGCTGACCGGCAGGCGGATGCTCCGCTGGTGGCGCGGAATGATCATCGGCCTCACCGCGTTCGCCGCGATCGCCACGCCCGGTGGTGAGCCGATCTCGATGCTGCTCCTGGCCGGCCCCCTGGCCGTGCTCTACTTCCTCGCCGTGGGCTTCTCCTTCCTCAACGACGCCCGCCGCGGACGCAGGAACCCCGACGCCGGCCTGAGCGACGACGAGGCCTCCGAGCTCGACCTCACGCCCGAGGCCCTCGGCGAGGTCGAGGCCGTCCCCGCCGCCCGCGCGCTCCCCGAGCAGCAGAGCGGCGACCGGGACCGCATCAACGGGTACGACGACGTCACCTGA
- a CDS encoding DEAD/DEAH box helicase yields MTEDLSPAERYAAARTRAAEQATALAPFREMYDFELDPFQIEACEALEAGKGVLVAAPTGSGKTIVGEFAVHLALTQGRKCFYTTPIKALSNQKYSDLVKRYGPGRVGLLTGDNSVNSEAPVVVMTTEVLRNMLYAGSQSLNGLGHVVMDEVHYLSDRFRGAVWEEVIIHLPESVTLVSLSATVSNAEEFGDWLDTVRGDTEVIVSESRPVPLWQHVLAGRRMYDLFEEETDHGGRGAARREVNPDLVRLARMENSRTYNPRDRRRGKMVREADRERERRQRSRIWTPGRPEVIERLDAEGLLPAITFIFSRAGCEAAVQQCLYAGLRLNDEEARLEVRAMVEERTASIPREDLHVLGYYEWLEGLERGIAAHHAGMLPTFKEVVEELFVRGLVKAVFATETLALGINMPARSVVLEKLVKWNGEQHADITPGEYTQLTGRAGRRGIDVEGHAVVLWQRGMDPGALAGLAGTRTYPLRSSFKPSYNMAVNLVQQFGRHRSRELLETSFAQFQADKSVVGISRQVQRNEEGLEGYREGMTCHLGDFEEYARLRRELKDRETELAKQGAAQRRAAAADSLEKLKPGDVIHVPTGKFAGLALVLDPGLPAGRSNGHRGYEYHDGPRPLVLTAERQVKRLASMDFPVPVEPLERMRIPKSFNPRSPQSRRDLASALRTKAGHIVPDRHRKPRAAAADDREIARLRKEIRAHPCHGCDEREDHARWAERYHRLQRDTRQLERRIEGRTNTIARTFDRIVALLTEMDYLRGNEVTEHGRRLARLYGELDLLASECLREGVWEGLNPAELASCVSALVYEARQADDAVAPKLPSGRAKAALGEMVRIWGRLDALEEEFRINQAEGVGQREPDLGFAWAAHQWASGKGLDEVLREAEMPAGDFVRWSKQVIDVLGQIAAAAPGEHSTVARNARKAVDAVLRGVVAYSSVG; encoded by the coding sequence ATGACAGAGGACCTCTCACCAGCTGAGCGATACGCAGCTGCTCGGACCCGCGCCGCCGAGCAGGCCACCGCGCTCGCTCCCTTCCGCGAGATGTACGACTTCGAGCTGGACCCCTTCCAGATCGAGGCATGCGAGGCGCTCGAGGCGGGCAAGGGCGTGCTCGTGGCGGCCCCCACGGGCTCCGGCAAGACGATCGTCGGCGAGTTCGCCGTGCACCTCGCCCTCACCCAGGGGCGCAAGTGCTTCTACACGACCCCCATCAAGGCGCTGTCCAACCAGAAGTACTCGGACCTGGTGAAGCGGTACGGCCCCGGGAGGGTCGGCCTGCTCACCGGCGACAACAGCGTCAACTCCGAGGCGCCCGTGGTCGTCATGACCACCGAGGTCCTGCGCAACATGCTGTACGCCGGCTCCCAGTCGCTGAACGGCCTCGGCCATGTGGTCATGGACGAGGTGCACTACCTCTCCGACCGCTTCCGCGGAGCCGTCTGGGAGGAAGTGATCATCCACCTCCCCGAGTCGGTGACGCTGGTGTCGCTCTCGGCGACGGTGTCCAACGCGGAGGAGTTCGGTGACTGGCTGGACACCGTCCGCGGCGACACCGAGGTGATCGTCTCCGAGTCCCGCCCCGTGCCCCTGTGGCAGCACGTGCTGGCCGGACGCCGGATGTACGACCTCTTCGAGGAGGAGACCGACCACGGCGGCCGCGGCGCGGCCCGCCGAGAGGTCAACCCCGACCTGGTCCGCCTGGCCAGGATGGAGAACTCGCGCACCTACAACCCCCGGGACCGACGTCGCGGCAAGATGGTCCGCGAGGCCGACCGGGAGCGCGAGCGCCGGCAGCGCAGCCGGATCTGGACCCCGGGACGGCCCGAGGTCATCGAGCGACTGGACGCGGAGGGGCTGCTGCCCGCCATCACGTTCATCTTCAGCCGTGCCGGCTGTGAGGCCGCCGTCCAGCAGTGCCTGTACGCGGGGCTGCGGCTCAACGACGAGGAGGCCCGCCTGGAGGTACGGGCGATGGTCGAGGAGCGCACGGCGTCCATCCCGCGCGAGGACCTCCACGTCCTCGGCTACTACGAGTGGCTGGAGGGCCTGGAGCGGGGCATAGCCGCGCACCACGCCGGGATGCTCCCGACGTTCAAGGAAGTCGTCGAGGAACTCTTCGTCCGTGGCCTCGTCAAGGCCGTCTTCGCCACCGAGACCCTGGCCCTCGGCATCAACATGCCGGCCAGGTCCGTCGTCCTGGAGAAGCTCGTCAAGTGGAACGGCGAGCAGCACGCCGACATCACCCCCGGCGAGTACACGCAGCTGACCGGACGCGCGGGGCGTCGCGGTATCGACGTGGAGGGCCATGCCGTCGTGCTCTGGCAGCGCGGCATGGACCCGGGGGCGCTCGCCGGCCTCGCAGGCACCCGCACCTATCCGCTCCGCTCCAGCTTCAAGCCGTCGTACAACATGGCGGTCAACCTGGTGCAGCAGTTCGGCCGGCACCGCTCGCGCGAACTTCTGGAGACCTCCTTCGCGCAGTTCCAGGCGGACAAGTCGGTCGTCGGGATCTCGCGCCAGGTGCAGCGCAACGAGGAAGGACTCGAGGGCTACCGGGAGGGCATGACCTGCCACTTGGGCGACTTCGAGGAGTACGCGCGGCTGCGCCGCGAGCTGAAGGACCGTGAGACCGAACTGGCCAAACAGGGCGCGGCCCAGCGCCGGGCGGCGGCCGCGGACTCGCTGGAGAAGCTCAAGCCGGGCGACGTCATCCACGTCCCCACCGGCAAGTTCGCCGGGCTCGCGCTCGTCCTCGACCCCGGCCTGCCGGCGGGCCGGTCCAACGGCCACCGCGGGTACGAGTACCACGACGGGCCACGCCCCCTGGTGCTGACGGCCGAGCGGCAGGTCAAGCGACTCGCCTCGATGGACTTCCCGGTCCCCGTCGAGCCGTTGGAGCGGATGCGGATCCCCAAGTCCTTCAACCCCCGCTCGCCGCAGTCGCGCCGCGACCTCGCCTCCGCCCTGCGGACCAAGGCCGGTCACATCGTGCCCGACCGGCACCGCAAACCGCGCGCCGCCGCCGCGGACGACCGAGAGATCGCCAGGCTGCGCAAGGAGATCCGCGCCCATCCCTGCCACGGCTGCGACGAGCGCGAGGACCACGCCCGCTGGGCCGAGCGCTACCACCGGCTCCAGCGCGACACCCGGCAGCTGGAACGGCGCATCGAGGGCCGGACGAACACCATCGCCCGTACCTTCGACCGCATCGTCGCGCTGCTGACCGAGATGGACTACCTCCGCGGCAACGAGGTCACCGAGCACGGCCGGCGGCTCGCCCGGCTCTACGGCGAGCTGGACCTGCTGGCCAGCGAATGCCTGCGCGAAGGAGTCTGGGAGGGGCTGAACCCGGCCGAACTGGCCTCCTGCGTCTCGGCGCTGGTGTACGAGGCGCGGCAGGCCGACGACGCGGTGGCGCCGAAGCTCCCGTCCGGCAGAGCGAAGGCCGCGCTCGGTGAGATGGTGCGCATCTGGGGCCGGCTGGACGCGCTGGAGGAGGAGTTCCGCATCAACCAGGCCGAGGGCGTGGGCCAGCGCGAGCCGGATCTCGGCTTCGCCTGGGCCGCGCACCAGTGGGCCTCGGGCAAGGGGCTGGACGAGGTGCTGCGCGAGGCGGAGATGCCGGCGGGGGACTTCGTGCGCTGGAGCAAGCAGGTCATCGACGTGCTCGGCCAGATCGCGGCCGCGGCGCCCGGGGAGCACTCCACCGTGGCGCGCAACGCCCGCAAGGCCGTGGACGCGGTGCTGCGCGGCGTGGTGGCGTACAGCTCGGTCGGCTGA
- a CDS encoding anti-sigma factor produces the protein MSAAAKGAGRDAELHTLTGAYALNALGDRERARFERHLAVCAACEQEVRELGATAVRLGLAATENPPSAMKSQVLARISTVRQEPPKVAAAEAGRIPAPVHRARPAGRRRLPGFVLAACVAGLAALGGVTFAQQRAVDEARTEAREAAELAQRRTQALADVLTAPDVRTLSTKLGEGATGTVAVSRERDRAVFLASGLPRPESGKVYQLWFADGDTMRPAGLLASAGGAEALLMDGAVGRATGMGITVEPSGGSRAPTSEPLGLLSFPAG, from the coding sequence ATGAGCGCCGCGGCGAAGGGAGCGGGGCGGGACGCCGAACTGCACACGCTGACCGGCGCATACGCCCTCAATGCGCTCGGCGACCGGGAACGCGCCCGGTTCGAACGGCACTTGGCCGTGTGCGCGGCCTGCGAGCAGGAGGTGCGGGAACTCGGCGCCACGGCGGTACGGCTCGGGCTCGCCGCGACCGAGAACCCGCCGTCCGCGATGAAGTCCCAGGTGCTGGCCCGGATCTCGACCGTACGCCAGGAACCCCCGAAGGTCGCCGCCGCGGAGGCCGGCCGGATCCCGGCACCGGTCCACCGGGCCCGTCCAGCGGGTCGGCGCAGGCTCCCGGGGTTCGTCCTCGCCGCCTGTGTCGCGGGGCTCGCGGCGCTCGGCGGCGTCACGTTCGCGCAGCAGCGCGCCGTCGACGAGGCGCGGACCGAGGCCCGTGAGGCCGCCGAACTGGCACAGCGGCGGACCCAGGCACTCGCGGACGTCCTCACCGCGCCCGACGTGCGCACGCTGAGCACGAAGCTCGGCGAGGGCGCCACCGGCACGGTGGCCGTCTCCCGCGAACGCGACCGTGCCGTCTTCCTCGCGTCCGGCCTGCCCCGGCCGGAGAGCGGCAAGGTGTACCAACTCTGGTTCGCGGACGGCGACACCATGCGTCCGGCCGGGCTGCTCGCCTCGGCGGGAGGCGCGGAGGCACTGCTCATGGACGGCGCGGTCGGCCGGGCGACGGGCATGGGCATCACCGTCGAACCCTCCGGCGGCTCCCGGGCCCCGACCTCCGAACCACTGGGCCTGCTCAGCTTCCCGGCCGGGTAG
- a CDS encoding sigma-70 family RNA polymerase sigma factor, whose translation MKEAIRITGAPSAGPGLDELLVRVARGDQQAFSRVYDAVCGPVLGVVRGVLRDPAQSEEVTQEVLVELWRTAARYRPSRGSALTWTLTLAHRRAVDRVRSAQASAEREHRAARLGGTPAFDDVVEQVEARLEREQVRRCLRTLTELQRQSVTLAYYRGLAYREVAELLAVPLGTVKTRMRDGLIRLRDCLGVNG comes from the coding sequence GTGAAGGAAGCGATACGCATCACAGGGGCACCATCGGCGGGGCCGGGACTCGACGAACTGCTCGTCCGGGTCGCGCGCGGCGATCAGCAGGCCTTCTCGCGTGTGTACGACGCGGTCTGCGGACCCGTACTCGGCGTCGTCCGCGGGGTGTTGCGCGATCCGGCACAGTCGGAGGAAGTGACGCAGGAGGTGCTGGTGGAGCTGTGGCGCACAGCCGCGCGCTACCGGCCTTCCCGCGGCTCGGCCCTCACCTGGACCCTCACCCTCGCCCACCGCCGCGCCGTCGACCGCGTACGCTCCGCCCAGGCATCCGCCGAACGCGAGCACAGAGCCGCACGGCTCGGCGGCACACCGGCGTTCGACGACGTCGTCGAACAGGTCGAGGCCCGGCTGGAACGGGAGCAGGTACGGCGCTGTCTGCGCACGCTGACCGAACTCCAGCGCCAGTCGGTGACCCTGGCCTACTACCGCGGCCTCGCCTACCGGGAGGTCGCCGAACTGCTCGCGGTGCCGCTGGGCACGGTCAAGACACGGATGCGCGACGGACTGATCCGTCTGCGCGACTGCCTGGGGGTGAACGGATGA
- a CDS encoding siderophore-interacting protein, with product MAETAARKAPQVHEALVLRTERITPHMVRLVLGGEGLASFATQGFTDHYVKVVFPAPGVTYPEPFDMARIREELPRDQWPSNRTYTVRSWDAAHRELVIDFVVHGDQGLAGPWAAAVRPGETVRLLGPGGGYAPDPAADWHLLAGDESALPAIAASLEQMPVGARVHAFVEIAGPEEEQKIATPDGVTVTWLHRGSRPVGEALIAAVRGLEFPEGDVHAFVHGEAGAVRELRRHLRMERGVPRERLSLSGYWRLGKSDEAWRAIKRDWNAEVEREQED from the coding sequence GTGGCAGAGACAGCCGCCCGCAAGGCACCGCAGGTCCATGAGGCGCTGGTCCTGCGTACGGAACGGATCACCCCGCACATGGTGCGTCTCGTCCTCGGCGGCGAGGGCCTGGCGTCGTTCGCCACGCAGGGGTTCACCGACCACTATGTGAAGGTCGTCTTCCCGGCGCCCGGAGTGACGTACCCCGAGCCGTTCGACATGGCCCGCATCCGCGAGGAACTGCCCCGCGACCAGTGGCCGAGCAACCGGACGTACACCGTCCGTTCCTGGGACGCCGCGCACCGTGAGCTCGTCATCGACTTCGTGGTCCACGGCGACCAGGGACTCGCGGGACCGTGGGCGGCCGCGGTGCGGCCCGGTGAGACCGTGCGGCTGCTGGGCCCCGGCGGCGGCTACGCACCCGACCCGGCGGCGGACTGGCATCTGCTCGCGGGCGACGAGAGCGCGCTCCCGGCCATCGCCGCCTCGCTGGAGCAGATGCCGGTGGGCGCACGGGTCCACGCCTTCGTCGAGATCGCCGGTCCCGAGGAGGAGCAGAAGATCGCCACCCCGGACGGCGTGACCGTCACCTGGCTGCACCGGGGCTCCCGTCCCGTCGGCGAGGCACTGATCGCCGCGGTGCGCGGACTGGAGTTCCCCGAAGGGGACGTGCACGCGTTCGTCCACGGCGAGGCGGGCGCGGTACGCGAACTGCGCCGCCACCTCCGGATGGAGCGGGGCGTCCCGCGCGAGCGGCTTTCCCTCTCCGGCTACTGGCGCCTGGGCAAGTCCGACGAGGCCTGGCGGGCGATCAAGCGCGACTGGAACGCGGAAGTGGAGCGCGAGCAGGAGGACTGA
- a CDS encoding 5'-3' exonuclease, with protein MLLDTASLYFRAYYGVPDSVRAPDGTPVNAVRGLLEFITRLVQDHRPDELVACMDADWRPHWRVELIPSYKAHRVAVESEAGPDAEEVPDTLSPQVPVIEDVLDAFGIARVGVAGYEADDVIGTLTARATGPVDIVTGDRDLYQLVDDARGIRVLYPLKGVGMMQATDEAVLREKYGVDGPGYADLALLRGDPSDGLPGVPGIGEKTAAKLLAAYGDLAGIMAAVDDPASGLTPSQRKRLDESRPYVAVAPKVVRVAGDVPLPAFDPALPGEPRDPAGLEELAARWGLGRAVARLRTELASASPRD; from the coding sequence ATGCTCCTCGACACCGCCTCCCTGTACTTCCGCGCCTACTACGGGGTGCCGGACTCCGTGCGCGCCCCCGACGGCACGCCCGTGAACGCCGTGCGCGGACTGCTCGAGTTCATCACCCGGCTGGTCCAGGACCACCGTCCCGACGAGCTGGTGGCCTGCATGGACGCGGACTGGCGCCCGCACTGGCGGGTCGAGCTGATCCCCTCGTACAAGGCCCACCGGGTCGCGGTGGAGAGCGAGGCGGGGCCGGACGCGGAGGAGGTCCCGGACACCCTGTCGCCGCAGGTCCCCGTCATCGAGGACGTCCTGGACGCTTTCGGCATCGCGCGGGTCGGCGTCGCGGGGTACGAGGCGGACGACGTGATCGGCACGCTCACGGCGCGGGCGACGGGCCCGGTCGACATCGTGACCGGCGACCGCGACCTGTACCAGCTCGTGGACGACGCCCGCGGCATCCGCGTGCTCTACCCACTGAAGGGCGTGGGCATGATGCAGGCCACCGACGAGGCGGTGCTCCGCGAGAAGTACGGCGTGGACGGCCCGGGCTACGCGGACCTGGCGCTGCTGCGCGGCGACCCCAGCGACGGGCTGCCCGGGGTGCCGGGCATCGGCGAGAAGACGGCGGCGAAGCTGCTGGCCGCGTACGGCGACCTGGCCGGGATCATGGCCGCTGTCGACGACCCCGCGTCCGGGCTGACGCCGTCGCAGCGCAAGCGCCTGGACGAGTCGCGTCCCTATGTGGCGGTCGCCCCCAAGGTCGTCCGGGTGGCGGGCGACGTACCCCTGCCCGCCTTCGATCCGGCTCTGCCCGGGGAGCCTCGCGACCCGGCCGGGCTGGAGGAACTGGCCGCGCGCTGGGGGCTCGGCAGGGCGGTCGCCCGGCTGCGCACGGAGCTGGCGAGCGCGAGCCCCCGCGACTAG
- a CDS encoding helix-turn-helix domain-containing protein, translating to MGDKEALRVGSAVRRRRRALDLTLAAVAGRSGLSVPFLSQIENERARPSMRSLHRVADALETTAAELLAAADSCRVVDVVRADDTGLVTRPGVRHLVRGHHQLHAVEFTGEQDAGGEHQHRNDELMYVADGGAEVEAEGRAHRLEKGDTLFLSGGVLHRWRATRPGTRLLVVAVADHIEAVAP from the coding sequence ATGGGAGACAAGGAAGCGCTCCGCGTGGGCTCCGCCGTCCGCCGAAGGCGCCGGGCCCTGGATCTGACGCTCGCCGCCGTCGCCGGGCGCAGCGGCCTGTCCGTGCCCTTCCTCAGCCAGATCGAGAACGAACGGGCCCGGCCCAGCATGCGGTCGCTGCACCGCGTCGCCGACGCACTGGAGACGACCGCCGCCGAACTGCTCGCCGCCGCCGACTCCTGCCGGGTCGTCGACGTCGTCCGCGCCGACGACACCGGCCTCGTCACCCGGCCGGGCGTGCGCCATCTGGTACGGGGTCACCACCAGCTCCACGCCGTCGAGTTCACCGGCGAGCAGGACGCCGGAGGCGAGCACCAGCACCGCAACGACGAGCTGATGTACGTGGCCGACGGCGGCGCCGAGGTCGAGGCCGAGGGCCGTGCCCATCGCCTGGAGAAGGGCGACACGCTCTTCCTCTCCGGCGGGGTGCTCCACCGCTGGCGGGCCACCCGCCCCGGCACCCGCCTCCTCGTCGTCGCCGTCGCCGACCACATCGAGGCCGTCGCACCGTGA
- a CDS encoding helical backbone metal receptor, whose protein sequence is MTRVVSLVPSLTEAIAVSAPGLLAGATDWCTRPAGLRAARIGGTKNPDVEAVVALRPDLVVANEEENREPDLAVLRAAGLDVLVTEVRTLPQAFTELQRVLDACGVPRPRWLDDAEAAWDAVEPPAGPRRAVVPVWRRPWMVLGRDTFAGDVLARLGVDNVYAAHPDRYPRVPLDELNAAGADLVVLPDEPYRFTADDGPEAFPGIPAALVDGRMLTWYGPSLAAAPTALRAALRG, encoded by the coding sequence GTGACCCGGGTCGTCTCGCTGGTGCCTTCGCTCACGGAGGCCATCGCGGTCAGCGCGCCCGGGCTGCTGGCCGGTGCCACGGACTGGTGCACCCGTCCCGCCGGACTCCGCGCCGCCAGGATCGGGGGCACGAAGAACCCCGACGTGGAGGCGGTGGTCGCGCTGCGGCCCGATCTCGTGGTCGCCAACGAGGAGGAGAACCGGGAACCCGACCTCGCCGTGCTGCGCGCCGCGGGGCTCGACGTGCTCGTCACCGAAGTGAGGACCCTGCCGCAGGCGTTCACCGAGCTGCAGCGGGTCCTGGACGCCTGCGGGGTGCCCCGTCCCCGGTGGCTCGACGACGCCGAGGCCGCCTGGGACGCCGTCGAGCCGCCGGCCGGGCCGCGCCGTGCGGTGGTGCCCGTCTGGCGGCGGCCCTGGATGGTCCTCGGCCGCGACACCTTCGCCGGCGACGTGCTCGCCCGGCTGGGCGTCGACAACGTCTACGCCGCGCACCCGGACCGCTATCCCCGGGTCCCGCTCGACGAGCTGAACGCCGCGGGAGCGGACCTGGTCGTACTCCCCGACGAGCCCTACCGCTTCACCGCGGACGACGGTCCGGAGGCCTTTCCGGGGATCCCCGCCGCGCTCGTCGACGGCCGCATGCTCACCTGGTACGGGCCGTCGCTGGCTGCGGCGCCCACGGCGCTGCGAGCAGCGCTCCGCGGGTGA
- a CDS encoding C4-dicarboxylate ABC transporter, translating into MVTVAHPRASSPAVPPGPVRPPRPAPALRRLGPNWYSAVMGTAAVAIAGASLPAGPAGTPDVLGAVWVLSALALATVLLARAAHWARHRDQARADLLDPAVAPFQGCTAMALLAVGIGSLTVGGGVIGQHAAVLTATALFAAGTLTGLTAAVAVPYLLVTRRGVRAGDASPVWLLPVVAPMVAATLGALLVDRVPAGPWRGAALLGCYGLFAVSLLAVLVILPLVTLRLLREGPPPLALTPALFLVLGPLGQSTTAVHKLADAAPSAVGPADAAALGSFATGYGTVALGLALLWLLPAAALVARAARRGMPFAMTWWAFTFPVGTCVTGAAALSARSGATAPAWAAAALYAFLVVAWAVTGILTLRGLTRGALLAAPWAPQPATARTR; encoded by the coding sequence ATGGTCACCGTCGCCCATCCCCGCGCCTCCTCCCCCGCCGTACCGCCCGGCCCGGTCCGCCCGCCGCGGCCCGCTCCGGCGCTGCGCCGGCTCGGGCCGAACTGGTACTCCGCCGTCATGGGCACGGCCGCGGTGGCCATCGCCGGGGCGTCCCTGCCGGCGGGGCCCGCGGGAACACCGGACGTACTCGGGGCGGTCTGGGTGCTCTCCGCGCTGGCGCTCGCCACCGTGCTGCTCGCGCGCGCCGCGCACTGGGCGCGCCACCGCGACCAGGCGCGCGCCGACCTCCTCGATCCCGCGGTCGCCCCGTTCCAGGGCTGTACGGCGATGGCGCTCCTCGCGGTCGGCATCGGCTCGCTCACGGTCGGCGGCGGGGTCATCGGCCAACACGCGGCGGTTCTGACGGCGACGGCCCTGTTCGCCGCCGGCACGCTGACCGGGCTGACGGCCGCGGTGGCGGTTCCGTATCTGCTCGTCACCCGGCGCGGGGTGAGGGCGGGGGACGCGTCGCCGGTGTGGCTGCTGCCCGTGGTGGCCCCGATGGTGGCGGCGACGCTGGGCGCGCTCCTCGTGGACAGGGTGCCCGCCGGACCGTGGCGCGGGGCCGCGCTGCTCGGCTGCTACGGGCTGTTCGCCGTGAGCCTGCTCGCCGTGCTCGTGATCCTCCCGCTGGTGACCCTGCGGCTCCTCCGTGAGGGTCCGCCGCCGCTCGCCCTCACGCCGGCCCTGTTCCTCGTGCTCGGCCCGCTCGGCCAGTCCACGACCGCCGTGCACAAACTGGCGGACGCGGCCCCTTCGGCGGTCGGACCGGCCGACGCGGCGGCCCTCGGCTCCTTCGCGACCGGCTACGGGACCGTCGCGCTCGGCCTCGCGCTGCTGTGGCTCCTCCCGGCCGCGGCGCTGGTGGCGCGGGCGGCCCGCCGGGGCATGCCGTTCGCGATGACCTGGTGGGCCTTCACGTTCCCGGTCGGCACGTGCGTCACGGGGGCGGCGGCGCTGTCGGCGCGCTCGGGCGCGACCGCTCCGGCGTGGGCCGCGGCCGCGCTGTACGCCTTCCTGGTCGTGGCCTGGGCCGTGACCGGGATCCTCACGCTGCGGGGTCTCACCCGCGGAGCGCTGCTCGCAGCGCCGTGGGCGCCGCAGCCAGCGACGGCCCGTACCAGGTGA
- a CDS encoding LysR family transcriptional regulator has translation MSEGERGPVAHRVPDLAALELLLAVARHGSLGRAARELGVTQPAASSRIRSMERQLGVALVDRSPRGSRLTDAGALVTDWARRIVEAAEAFDAGAQALRDRRDSRLRVAASMTIAEYLLPGWLIALRQERPGTAVSLLAGNSAAVAERLLRGEADLGFVEGLAVPEGLDGAVVGHDRLVVVAAPGHEWARRRSPLSPERLAATPLVLRERGSGTRQVLDSALADHGGLAEPLLELASTTAVKAAAVSGAGPAVLSELAVTEELASRRLVRIPVEAVRLRRDLRAVWPHGHRPTGPARDLLSLTRSGG, from the coding sequence ATGAGCGAAGGAGAACGCGGGCCGGTGGCCCACCGGGTGCCCGACCTCGCGGCGTTGGAGCTGCTGCTCGCGGTCGCCCGGCACGGGAGCCTGGGGCGCGCCGCCCGTGAACTCGGCGTCACCCAGCCGGCGGCGAGCAGCCGGATCCGGTCCATGGAGAGGCAGTTGGGCGTCGCGCTGGTGGACCGCTCGCCGCGCGGCTCCCGGCTCACGGACGCGGGCGCGCTGGTCACGGACTGGGCCCGGCGGATCGTGGAGGCGGCCGAGGCGTTCGACGCCGGAGCGCAGGCGCTGCGTGACCGGCGCGACTCCCGGTTGAGGGTGGCCGCCAGCATGACCATCGCCGAGTACCTGCTGCCCGGCTGGCTGATCGCACTCCGCCAGGAACGCCCGGGCACCGCGGTGTCACTGCTCGCGGGCAACTCGGCGGCGGTGGCGGAGCGTCTGCTGCGCGGCGAGGCGGACCTCGGCTTCGTCGAGGGGCTGGCGGTGCCGGAGGGACTCGACGGCGCGGTCGTCGGCCACGACCGGCTCGTGGTCGTCGCGGCGCCGGGCCACGAGTGGGCGCGCCGGCGTTCGCCGCTGTCGCCGGAGAGGCTGGCCGCGACCCCGCTGGTGCTGCGCGAGCGCGGCTCGGGCACCCGGCAGGTGCTCGACTCGGCGCTCGCGGACCACGGCGGTCTCGCCGAGCCCCTGCTCGAACTCGCCTCCACGACGGCGGTGAAGGCGGCTGCCGTCAGCGGCGCCGGTCCCGCGGTCCTCAGCGAACTCGCCGTGACGGAGGAACTGGCGTCCCGCCGCCTCGTCCGCATCCCCGTCGAGGCGGTCCGCCTCCGCCGCGACCTCCGCGCCGTCTGGCCCCACGGCCACCGCCCCACGGGCCCGGCCCGCGACCTGCTGTCGCTGACGCGGTCCGGGGGTTGA